The DNA region tttaggaaaaatgatgggtaatttttggggtatgacaaataCGCTAGGATAACTCATGAACCTTAGTTCATAATCTTTGTCTTGAAAGATTCTAGGTTTGTGGCTACGGTGAGAAAGGAAGAACTTGCTCAAATGTTTAGGTTTTTTAGAGGCATTGGGAAAATAACCTAAGAAGGCATGAATAGTACCAGAAATGACCTAAGAAGCCCATATCATCGCCTTATCTTCTTCCATTGGTGCTTCTTGGACGTAGTTGCATTTACCAATAACAATAGAAGCACTGATGTCAAAGGCAAGAGGAACTGGAAGCATTAATGAGGATGAAGAGGCCATTTTGTTCTCAGAGAAAAATTGCTCAAGGTAAAAATGGTTTTTGGAAGTTCTGAGAGGGCTTAGAAGAAAagaagagaaataaaaaatgaaaacaagGAAGTGTTTATAATGAAGAAACATTTTAGTTCTCCCCTAACTAAGTAGAACAAGTGGCACGTCCAAACCGCCAGATGGCATATTAAATTTGTTGGATAAAATGGAATTAGATGAATTTTTTAATATCATTTAGTTTAGTTGCTATTTAATAGCCTAGGAAATCGGAGCAAAGATGATATATTGCACGCACGTCTGTGATGTGGCTGTTTGGTAGAAAATGGTCATGATTACCATGACGTGTACAAGCTACTCTAAACATTGTTGAACAGTTACAAAAAAATATCACATTTCTTCCATCTGACACATACGATCAAAAGTGACATTTTTGGGAGGCATCTGTTAGTCTGGAAATTCTAGCAGGTGAAAAGTCAACAAAAAATACCAGTTAATTACGTTGAAAAATGCTAAGATTCAAGAAGTCTCAACTAAAGAGCTTTGACACATTAACTACGTCGACCGATAACGTTTCGACTAGCTTGTACGCATGGTTTGGATGAATCTCAAGAACAGATCCATAAGATTAGGATCACTCTCTCTATCAAACATGTCCAAAATCTCGAAAAGGACTTTCACAAAATGGTTGGAGTTCGACAAGATCACCAGTTTATCTAGGACTTAGCATATTTCGAAGTCTAAGAATCGGCTAAGCAAAGAGATTTTTTCGACAAGTACTATAGAGATGAATCAGAGATTATAAAAGGTATTCGGGAAGTTTGATATAATTATCAATGCAGTTATCAGCATGATACTTGGTTTTTCATCATTTTACCTTGGAAGACGTGTGTAATCAAGTTAGAGCATGAAAGTCTAAGTAGTGGGATATGTGTCAAGTTCTGGGATTCAACCATTGACGACGGTTTCTTTTATAATAGTATATAATACAGGCTTATGCATTGTAGTCGGGATCGTAAATTTTTGTCAACTCTCTATAGAACCAAAGTACCCAAGTCATAGAGTGAAACAGTTTGTGAGAAATGCGAGTCTGCGTCCACCATTTAAACTTTCTACAAATCTTTTGTATTCGAAGTATTTACATTAAATGTCATTTACTTCATTCACTTTCTTTGTCGTTTATTGTCTTTATCCAAAGTTTATCTTTTGCATTAAATATCATTATCCACGCACTTAAACCCAAAACACACACTTTCACTATAATTTTCATTCGCACATATTGTCTCTGAGATTTTTCGAGTTAATCTCTTAAGTGAATTAAACTCGTGATTGTTTACTAAAAATACCAATAAACAATAGCTTATAGCTTATAGTTTATAAGCTCATAAGACAATAAAAGATTTGTTTAGTAACAGTCTTTCATCACGGGTTTATAGCTAATTTTATTAGTTTATAGCTTATTTTTCAAACGATATTCCAAATAGCGTTTTAGCTTATAGCTTATAGcttataattttttatttcatttttgtcCTTATTATTTTAACTAAAACTCACTACTACCCTTTTTAACTTATTTTagtttaaaataaaaaattatatattaaatatcttttatgtcattttaatttatCTATTAATTGAATCGCTgattttatcaaacacttcaaTTAGTTTATCAACTATAAATCATCAATCATCAACTATAAACTATAAGTTATCAGTTATCCGTCGTAAACTATAAGTTATCAACTAACTTATCAATCAACAACTATTTTTACCCTACAAAGCTTAAGAGTGATTGATGGCAATTCGAACTTTTGATGCTGAAACAAGTTTTGAGATTTGAGCAATTTGattgattgattttgatgtggaAGCAATTCGAATTTGATTTAAAACTATTTGAGCGATATGAATTATTAGAGTGATTTTAATTGAAATTGATCCctttaatttataaaatatttgatttttataATATCACAATTATCAATTTCAATATAAATCAATTGCGCATAGattaaaagaaaaaacaaaattgaaaagaaaaataataaatattcGTAAAAACCAAAATCAAACAAAAAAACAATTACAGtaattataataaataaaaagttaGTATAATGGAGTAATTACATATTTAAAAGTTAAACTTAAAATAACACgtaacaaaaaaaaatatatttaaccCCATAATATTCAACATGAAAATAGATTGACATCTTAAATTAACTAATAACAATAATATTTCAAAAAGAATGACATCAATGTTTTCTAATAATAGAAGTGACGGTAACAAAATCAGTTAAAGAAATAGAAATGCAAGAAGCTTTTTCCAAGAGATCTTaaaaaatggaaatggaaaatAGAATCAGTTTGGAATTTTGGAAGCAAATATTTTGTCCAACAAGAAGAAAACATGAGAAATGAAACCAAAACTTTGAACGGAAAAATGCCAATAAATATCACAAAGTTTTGAGACACATCATTATGGAAGCTGATCGAATCCAACAATTGCAGAATGAAGGACTAATTAGTTGCTTTTGGAACCGTGTGGATAATCCTGGTGCCATATGGAACTCAGAAAATGTCTTGATCTTTTACCTTCCAAGCCTAGTCCTACAAATATTACTCGTTGTTTTCGCAACTCGTTTAATGTTTTGGATCCTTAGACCCTTACATCAACCTCATTTTGTTGCTGAGCTTCTTGTAAGTCCATGTTTTTCTCTTTCTGCTTCTTTACCATACACATTCACATGTTTAGAAGACAAACCTCAGTGCGATAATTAGGTTATGTATTTGCTTATCATTTAGGGTTTGTATTTATCATGAAGAAATCCTGTTAAAACGTGTTAAACTATTCTGATGTATCATAGTTACATTTGCATGTTTATGATTTATCGGTTTAACGTGTAAACTATTCTAAATTCTAAATGTGTGTTCTTTTTTTTATAGGCCGGTTTCATGCTAAATATATATGTTCCAATACTGAATTCCACACTCTTTGGAATAGCACTTCAAATAAAAGGACTTCTTGGTTTTGCGTCTATAGCACAATTTGGTGTAATCTACTATGTGTTTGTAACTGGTTTAGAGATGAACTTAGACACAGTATCAAGAGCAAAACAAAAAGCATCAACTATTGCTATAGCTGGAACACTATTTCCAATGATAGTAGGGTTTGTGACATATATTATAGTTGGAAAAACATTAGTAAAAAACGGCGAATTCAATACAGTTTCAGCTTATTTCTTATGGTCGTTAACAATTAGTATGACAAGTTTTCCCGTGGTGGCAGACATTCTTTCAGCTCTTAAGATTCTCTATACAGGACTTGGTAGGGTTGCATTAACAGCTGCTACAATCAATGACTTTATCAATTGGGCAATGTTTATATTTCTTATACCGTTAATTGTTAACGGTAAAAGAGGAATATTATCGGTGTTATCGACTATAGTTTTCGTTCTTTTTTGTCATTATGTATTACGTCCTCCACTCAACAAAATTTTAATACGAAAAACGAATCAAAATGATTGGGACTTGTATGAGTTATCCTATGTGATAGTTGGTGTTGTTGCATGTGCAACTGTTACTGAATTTCTTGGTACACATTCTGTTGTTGGAGCATTGGTTTTCGGGTTGATTCTTCCGCGTGGAAAGTTTGCAGAAATGTTGATAGAACAATTGGATGGTATTGGATCGGGATATTTAGCACCGTTGTTTTTTGCGAGTATTGGTTTGAGAACTGATGTGCTTGCAGCTTTAAAGGGAAACTTTATTTTGGTTATTTTTATCATGATAATGATGATTTCAGCTAAGATCTTCAGTACTATAGTTGCTACTCATTTCTACGGAATGCCGGTTCGTGATAGTATCGCTCTTGGAATGCTTATGAATACGAAAGGGGTCTTATCTTTGATAATAGTCAACATTGGATGGGAAAGAAAGGTATTGATTTTGCATATATATGTTTGTTAATTCTTGTTACTTTCTTGATTATGATTTTTTGTTCTTCAGGTTATTAGCAAAGAGGCGTTTACAGTTATGGTTTTAAGCATATTTTTTATGACAGTTATAGTGGCACCTATTATCAATGCAATGTACAAACCAAGATTGACATATGAGCAAAACAAGTTAAGGACAATAGAGAATTTGAAAAGTGATTCTGAGATTAGAGTTATGGTTTGTGTACACAATGCTCGCCAAGCGAACGGAATGATCAATATTCTTGAAGCTTGTAATGGCGTAAATGTTTCTCATTTACGCGTCTTTGCGCTTCAACTTGTTGAACTCAAAGGACGTTCGGCTGCACTAATGGTTGCGCAATTAgaccaacaacaacaacaaaaggAATCACAAATCCTCGACCAATCGTTGGAGACGGATAGCTACTCGTCCAACCATATCACGAATGTTTTTGAAGAATATTCGTCTAATAATGCGAACACTCTTGTGGAAAATCTTGTTGCTATGTCTTCTTATTCGACGATTCATAGAGACATATATAATTTAGCGTTGGAGAAAGAGGCGTCGTTGGTTTTACTCCCTTTTCATAAACAAAGCACTGTTGAAGGTTCTTTAGAGGTAGCTGAAGGTGCGGTTAAAGACATAAACCGAAACTTGATGCAAGACGTGCCTTGTTCGGTTGGAATCTTTGTTGATCGTGGACATCACGCAGCGCTGTCCAAGATCAAAATGCATGTTATTATGATTTTCATAGGTGGACCTGACGACAGAGAAGCCTTAGCTATTGCTTGGAGAATGTCGAAGCATCCGTGGACACGGCTTACCATGGTGAGGATATTTTTACGTGGTAAGGCAGCCGAAGTTGATTCGTCGGGGCATAATGAAGCACAAGGACTATTATCAGCGGTTTTAGATTCCGGAAAGCAAAAAGAGTTGGATGAAGAATACGTAGGTTCGTTTCGACTTAAAGCTGTTAACAATGAAGATACTATAACTTATGCCGAAAGAGAAGTGCATGCAGGTGAAGATATCCTTAAAGTGCTTAATGAATTGGACAAACTAGGTTGTGATCTATACATTTTAGGACATGGAAAAGGAAGAAACTCTATGGTTTTGTCGAATTTGTTTGAATGGGCTGATTGTCCTGAGCTTGGTGTTATTGGTGACATGTTGGCATCAGATAGTTTTGGTTCAAATTCTTCAATACTTGTTGTACAACAATATGGATTTGGAGGTGTAGAATTCAGTACTAGTCATTCATCCAACGAGGATCTTGAGTCACTTTCCCAAAGGTAGGTGATTGTTATCAGTTTGAGATTCGGGTTCGAATGTTTTTGGAAATGGAATCGATTTTGAATCTTGTTGCTCAAATATAGATCCGCGAAAACAAGAAAACACAGAGTTTGAATCTCGAGGGGAGGGGAATGTCATTGTAAGATATAATGACTAGATGATTCAAACAAACATTTTGATTTAGCTTCATAGAATTTATCATGTTGTATAGTTTTGTTATAGTTTCGATGTGCATTGTTGTACAATACTTAGAGGTTAACCTGATATATTTTCTTGAGAAATATGTGCACTCTTATCTATTTTTCTCTTATATACTTTTACTTAAACATAATTGCTTATTCACATTAAGTTTATATGTGTGTGTTAGAATTCCTCTTCATATAGCTTCTCTGTCACTTATTAATCTCCACCTCCACTTGCACATAAAAGCTACATTGAAAGCATATACAGTTTTGACTCCTATCCCTCTCTCCATTTTACTTTTGCAAACATCTATCGATTTTGCCCACTTTAACCCTTTCTTAGCCTCAGCCCTAAACCACAAAAAGTCCCTTTGGATCTTTGTAATTTCTGTCAGTCTTCTTTGGGCTAGGAAAGAATGATAACAGATAAATGGGGATGTTATTCAAAGTAGAGTTCAGTAAAATAATTCTCCCTCCAATTGATAGCAGTCTACCTTTTCAAGATGTCAATTTCCTTCTAAGCTTTTTCTACCATAACCCTCCAAGTTGAGAT from Lathyrus oleraceus cultivar Zhongwan6 chromosome 1, CAAS_Psat_ZW6_1.0, whole genome shotgun sequence includes:
- the LOC127115730 gene encoding cation/H(+) antiporter 15, whose product is MEADRIQQLQNEGLISCFWNRVDNPGAIWNSENVLIFYLPSLVLQILLVVFATRLMFWILRPLHQPHFVAELLAGFMLNIYVPILNSTLFGIALQIKGLLGFASIAQFGVIYYVFVTGLEMNLDTVSRAKQKASTIAIAGTLFPMIVGFVTYIIVGKTLVKNGEFNTVSAYFLWSLTISMTSFPVVADILSALKILYTGLGRVALTAATINDFINWAMFIFLIPLIVNGKRGILSVLSTIVFVLFCHYVLRPPLNKILIRKTNQNDWDLYELSYVIVGVVACATVTEFLGTHSVVGALVFGLILPRGKFAEMLIEQLDGIGSGYLAPLFFASIGLRTDVLAALKGNFILVIFIMIMMISAKIFSTIVATHFYGMPVRDSIALGMLMNTKGVLSLIIVNIGWERKVISKEAFTVMVLSIFFMTVIVAPIINAMYKPRLTYEQNKLRTIENLKSDSEIRVMVCVHNARQANGMINILEACNGVNVSHLRVFALQLVELKGRSAALMVAQLDQQQQQKESQILDQSLETDSYSSNHITNVFEEYSSNNANTLVENLVAMSSYSTIHRDIYNLALEKEASLVLLPFHKQSTVEGSLEVAEGAVKDINRNLMQDVPCSVGIFVDRGHHAALSKIKMHVIMIFIGGPDDREALAIAWRMSKHPWTRLTMVRIFLRGKAAEVDSSGHNEAQGLLSAVLDSGKQKELDEEYVGSFRLKAVNNEDTITYAEREVHAGEDILKVLNELDKLGCDLYILGHGKGRNSMVLSNLFEWADCPELGVIGDMLASDSFGSNSSILVVQQYGFGGVEFSTSHSSNEDLESLSQR